In Elusimicrobiota bacterium, one DNA window encodes the following:
- a CDS encoding DoxX family protein, with amino-acid sequence MKFLGRFSEPAYALLRGATGFLFCFHGAQKILGVLSHFRPAPFTQLWYGGLIELIGGLLVMAGLQTRAAAFLGSGTMAVAYFQFHWKGQWGARFFPAVNEGELAALYCVVLFFIACRGAGKWSLGKGD; translated from the coding sequence ATGAAATTTCTTGGACGGTTTTCGGAACCGGCTTACGCTTTGCTTCGGGGGGCGACCGGGTTCCTGTTTTGTTTTCACGGCGCCCAAAAGATCCTGGGGGTTCTCTCCCATTTCCGCCCGGCGCCCTTCACCCAGCTATGGTACGGGGGTTTGATCGAATTGATCGGCGGACTTTTGGTCATGGCGGGGCTTCAAACCCGCGCCGCGGCGTTTCTTGGCAGCGGCACGATGGCGGTGGCTTATTTCCAATTCCATTGGAAAGGGCAGTGGGGGGCGCGGTTTTTCCCCGCCGTCAACGAAGGCGAGCTGGCGGCCCTTTATTGCGTCGTTCTATTCTTTATTGCGTGTCGGGGGGCGGGAAAATGGAGCTTGGGGAAGGGGGATTGA
- a CDS encoding class I SAM-dependent methyltransferase, with the protein MSEKTPPTPDNTAVRVALWRALHVEADPPPHVLEDVVGLQLAAPRADWRSRPDMSPFTRPFRASILARARFVEDLVADQAARGVGQYVILGAGLDTFAQRRKDLVSGLTVFEIDRPGPQAWKRQRLNDLGFGVPPFLRLVPVDFEAGESWEEKLAAAGFDSRRPAVLASTGVSMYLTREANQATLRRIAGFAPGSTLVLSFMLPIEMADPELRPGMERAAAGARANGTPFLSFFTPPDLLALARDAGFKEVRHVSAAALAEQYFNGRTDGLRPPNNAEELLVATT; encoded by the coding sequence ATGAGTGAAAAAACGCCCCCAACGCCCGACAACACCGCCGTGCGGGTCGCCCTGTGGCGGGCGCTCCACGTGGAAGCCGATCCGCCCCCCCACGTGCTGGAGGACGTCGTGGGACTGCAATTGGCGGCCCCGCGCGCCGATTGGCGCAGCCGCCCGGACATGAGCCCCTTCACCCGCCCCTTCCGGGCTTCCATCCTGGCTCGCGCCCGATTTGTGGAGGACCTCGTGGCGGACCAAGCGGCCCGGGGCGTTGGGCAGTACGTCATTTTAGGCGCGGGGCTCGACACCTTCGCCCAACGTCGGAAGGATTTGGTTTCCGGTTTGACCGTCTTTGAGATCGATCGCCCGGGACCGCAAGCGTGGAAGCGACAGCGACTGAACGACTTGGGCTTCGGGGTTCCCCCCTTTCTGCGGCTGGTGCCGGTCGATTTCGAGGCCGGCGAATCCTGGGAGGAGAAGCTGGCGGCCGCGGGGTTTGATTCCCGGCGACCCGCCGTCCTGGCGTCCACCGGGGTGAGCATGTATCTCACCCGGGAGGCAAACCAAGCCACCCTGCGGCGGATCGCCGGCTTCGCCCCGGGATCCACTCTGGTCCTGTCTTTCATGCTCCCCATCGAAATGGCGGACCCCGAACTGCGCCCCGGGATGGAACGGGCGGCCGCGGGGGCCCGGGCCAACGGCACCCCCTTCCTGAGCTTTTTCACCCCACCGGACCTCTTGGCGCTGGCCCGCGACGCGGGTTTTAAAGAAGTCCGCCACGTTTCGGCCGCCGCCCTGGCCGAACAATATTTCAACGGTCGAACCGACGGTCTTCGCCCCCCGAACAACGCCGAAGAACTGCTGGTCGCGACGACCTGA
- a CDS encoding cyclic nucleotide-binding domain-containing protein → MDVKSLFENDDTVVPFRAGSSIFEEGKTGTVMYVVLDGQVEIRKGARVIETLGPGSILGEMSLIAGPKRSASAVAASDCRLASVDERRFLALVREYPFFALHIMRALAERLRRMNDLLTS, encoded by the coding sequence ATGGACGTAAAAAGTCTTTTTGAAAACGACGACACCGTTGTGCCTTTTCGGGCCGGTTCCTCCATTTTCGAGGAAGGCAAAACCGGGACGGTGATGTACGTCGTCCTGGATGGCCAGGTGGAGATCCGAAAAGGGGCCAGGGTCATCGAGACGCTGGGCCCCGGGTCCATTTTGGGCGAGATGTCCCTGATCGCCGGGCCCAAACGAAGCGCCTCCGCCGTGGCCGCCTCCGACTGTCGGCTGGCTTCCGTGGACGAGCGGCGGTTTCTCGCCCTGGTTCGCGAATACCCCTTCTTCGCCCTGCACATCATGCGCGCCCTGGCCGAACGCTTGCGCCGGATGAACGACCTATTGACGTCGTAA
- a CDS encoding efflux RND transporter permease subunit, giving the protein MRLSDIAIKNPVFAWMLMAGLILFGWIGFTGIGKSQLPDVDFPVIMVSTRWEGASPEVIETDVVDLIEDALTSVKGLKKITSTSRQGQTMVIMEFDLKTDVDVALQETQSKLSQIQATLPKDMEPPTIAKFNPEDQPFMWLSLSGDRPLREMNAYVKDELKNQFTTIPGVGDVMLGGYVEPSLRVWLDPVRLKAVELTVDDVVAAIQTEHAERPAGYLTSDKQEWNLRVMGEAAGVEDFGNLVIPARSGAPLTRIFRLKDVATIEDGLADPRAVSRVDGKRAIGLGIRKQRNANTVEVGKRVKKKVAELQSSLPPGMKLEVNFDGTFFVEQSTHELNFNLILAAVLTSFICWMFLGSWSSAINIILAIPTSILGTFIVLYLLGFTQNTFTLLALTLVIGIVVDDAIMVLENIVRHREMGEPKVKAAILGSREIYFAAMAASVAILGIFIPVVFVKGVIGKYFFQFGITISAAVMFSLLEALTLAPMRTSQFLEIGHPNAVARWVDGAMARSTAAYRRALEFCLRHRWKVVGASLALFVGSLSLGGIVKKELMPPQDQNMLFLRIETPVGSSLAFTDNTLKQVEEFAMKRGELSRYYAAVGGFEGGEINTAFMFITLKDPKDRPVPPGRRKPFSQQELMTEFRDAVKPMPGVESVILQDFSVGGMGADSGFPIEFTLRGRDWDELGRVSDEVKKKMEESGLMVDVDTNYDLGMPEIQIRPNREAAALRGVSVSAIGNAINATLGGMKVGKFSRGGRRYDVRVRFKEEDRRRPSDVDKIWVRNNRGQVIPLRDVVTVQEKKTLLSITRQDRSRAVTVTANVAPGKSQGDALTKVQEIGRTLPGSIKLVFSGAAETFKEAFQGLALAILLGVVVAYMILGTQFNSFIHPVLVLIALPFSVTGALLALVLGHQSLNMFSFIGLILLMGIVKKNSIMLVDFTNERRKSMPLREALLDACPVRLRPIVMTSVSTIAAAIPPALGLGAGAETRIPMALVIIGGVTVSTFLTLFVVPCAYSLMARLESHRHDRDLKDALRELGELKSEA; this is encoded by the coding sequence GTGAGACTGTCCGACATCGCCATCAAAAACCCCGTCTTCGCCTGGATGCTGATGGCGGGGCTGATTCTCTTCGGTTGGATCGGGTTCACGGGCATCGGCAAAAGCCAGCTGCCCGACGTGGATTTCCCCGTGATCATGGTGTCCACCCGCTGGGAGGGGGCCTCCCCCGAAGTCATCGAGACCGACGTGGTCGATTTGATCGAAGACGCTCTCACCTCGGTCAAGGGGCTCAAAAAAATCACTTCCACCAGCCGCCAGGGTCAGACGATGGTCATCATGGAATTCGACCTCAAGACCGACGTGGACGTGGCCCTCCAGGAAACCCAGAGCAAGCTGTCCCAAATCCAAGCCACGCTCCCCAAGGACATGGAGCCGCCGACCATCGCCAAATTCAACCCCGAGGATCAACCGTTTATGTGGTTGTCCTTGTCCGGCGACCGGCCCCTGCGGGAAATGAACGCGTACGTCAAAGACGAGCTCAAAAACCAATTCACGACCATCCCCGGGGTCGGCGACGTCATGCTGGGGGGCTACGTGGAGCCGTCCCTCCGGGTCTGGCTGGACCCCGTCCGCCTCAAGGCGGTGGAACTCACGGTGGACGACGTGGTGGCCGCCATTCAAACCGAACACGCCGAACGCCCGGCGGGCTATCTGACCTCGGACAAACAAGAGTGGAACCTGCGGGTGATGGGCGAGGCCGCGGGCGTCGAAGACTTCGGCAACCTGGTGATCCCGGCCCGGAGCGGCGCGCCGTTGACCCGGATCTTCCGGCTAAAAGACGTCGCCACCATCGAAGACGGTTTGGCGGACCCCCGGGCCGTTTCCCGGGTGGACGGAAAACGCGCCATCGGTCTGGGGATCCGCAAACAACGGAACGCCAACACGGTGGAAGTGGGAAAGCGGGTCAAAAAGAAAGTGGCGGAACTTCAGTCGTCCTTGCCGCCCGGGATGAAGCTGGAAGTGAATTTCGACGGGACGTTTTTCGTCGAGCAATCCACCCACGAACTGAATTTTAATCTGATCCTGGCGGCGGTGCTCACCTCCTTCATTTGCTGGATGTTCCTGGGGTCCTGGAGCTCGGCCATCAACATTATTTTGGCGATCCCCACCTCCATCCTGGGGACCTTCATCGTCCTGTATTTGCTCGGGTTCACCCAAAACACCTTCACGCTTCTGGCGTTGACGCTCGTGATCGGCATCGTGGTGGACGACGCCATCATGGTACTGGAAAATATCGTCCGCCACCGGGAGATGGGAGAGCCCAAGGTCAAAGCCGCCATTTTGGGTTCCCGGGAAATTTATTTCGCGGCCATGGCGGCCTCGGTGGCGATTCTCGGCATTTTCATTCCCGTCGTGTTCGTCAAAGGCGTCATCGGCAAGTATTTCTTCCAGTTCGGCATCACCATTTCGGCGGCGGTGATGTTTTCCCTCCTGGAGGCCCTGACCTTGGCCCCCATGCGGACGTCCCAGTTTTTGGAAATCGGCCACCCCAACGCCGTCGCTCGGTGGGTCGACGGCGCCATGGCCCGATCCACCGCCGCTTATCGCCGCGCCCTGGAGTTTTGCCTTCGGCACCGCTGGAAAGTGGTGGGGGCGTCCCTGGCCCTTTTTGTGGGGTCCCTGTCCCTGGGGGGAATCGTCAAGAAGGAACTGATGCCGCCCCAGGACCAGAACATGCTCTTTCTCCGCATTGAAACACCCGTGGGCTCCTCCCTGGCCTTTACCGATAACACCTTGAAACAGGTGGAGGAATTCGCCATGAAGCGGGGCGAGTTGTCCCGCTACTACGCCGCCGTCGGCGGGTTCGAGGGGGGCGAAATCAACACGGCGTTCATGTTCATCACCCTGAAGGACCCGAAGGACCGTCCCGTTCCGCCCGGTCGGCGGAAACCTTTTTCACAGCAGGAGTTGATGACGGAATTCCGCGACGCGGTGAAACCCATGCCGGGCGTCGAATCCGTGATCCTCCAGGATTTCTCCGTTGGCGGCATGGGGGCCGATTCGGGCTTCCCCATCGAGTTCACCCTGCGGGGGCGGGACTGGGACGAGTTGGGCCGGGTGAGCGACGAAGTGAAAAAGAAGATGGAAGAATCGGGCCTGATGGTGGACGTGGACACCAACTACGATTTGGGCATGCCCGAGATTCAGATTCGACCGAACCGCGAGGCGGCGGCCCTTCGGGGGGTCAGCGTGTCCGCCATCGGCAACGCCATCAACGCGACCCTGGGAGGCATGAAGGTCGGCAAGTTTTCCCGGGGCGGTCGGCGCTACGACGTCCGCGTTCGTTTCAAGGAGGAAGACCGCCGCCGGCCTTCCGACGTGGACAAAATTTGGGTCCGGAACAACCGCGGCCAGGTGATTCCCCTCCGCGACGTCGTCACCGTCCAGGAGAAAAAAACCCTCTTAAGCATCACCCGCCAGGACCGCTCCCGCGCGGTGACGGTCACGGCCAACGTGGCCCCCGGCAAGTCCCAGGGGGACGCCTTGACGAAAGTGCAGGAGATCGGGCGGACGCTCCCCGGGAGCATTAAACTCGTGTTCTCCGGAGCCGCGGAAACCTTCAAGGAGGCCTTCCAGGGGCTCGCCTTGGCGATCCTGCTGGGCGTGGTCGTGGCGTACATGATTCTGGGGACGCAATTCAACAGCTTCATCCATCCCGTGCTCGTCTTGATCGCCCTGCCCTTCAGCGTCACGGGCGCGCTCCTGGCCCTGGTGCTCGGGCACCAGTCGCTGAACATGTTCAGCTTTATCGGACTCATTCTCCTGATGGGCATCGTGAAAAAGAACTCCATCATGCTCGTGGATTTCACCAACGAGCGTCGGAAGTCCATGCCTCTCCGGGAGGCGCTCCTGGACGCCTGCCCCGTGCGCCTGCGACCCATCGTGATGACGTCGGTTTCCACCATCGCCGCGGCCATCCCGCCGGCCCTGGGGCTGGGCGCCGGCGCCGAAACGCGGATCCCCATGGCGCTCGTGATCATCGGCGGCGTCACGGTGTCGACCTTTTTGACCCTGTTCGTCGTTCCCTGCGCTTACAGCCTCATGGCGCGCCTGGAAAGCCACCGTCACGACCGGGACTTGAAAGACGCCCTGCGGGAGTTGGGCGAGTTAAAATCCGAAGCCTGA
- a CDS encoding methyltransferase domain-containing protein — protein sequence MTPTDAIRFEDGAAYERYMGKWSQSVAELFLDWLSPPPAWHWLDVGCGNGAFTEIVRERCAPATLHGIDPSEAQLAFARTRPVSRFAQFTAGDAMALPFPNDRFDAAVMPLVISFLPRPAAGVAEMARVVRPGGLVAAYIWDMAGGGFPYDLLHNELRALGVAVPAPPSPDAARRNALGALWTEAGLAGVETREIEVQRTFDHFEDYWKTIFGAPSVGSTLSGMGAEELARLKGRLREKRPARHDGRLIFNAKANAVRGYVLGGSPSRATGGPSVD from the coding sequence ATGACGCCGACCGACGCCATCCGTTTTGAAGACGGAGCGGCCTACGAACGCTACATGGGAAAATGGAGCCAATCGGTGGCCGAACTCTTTCTCGACTGGCTGTCCCCGCCCCCGGCTTGGCATTGGCTGGACGTGGGTTGCGGCAATGGCGCCTTTACCGAAATCGTGAGGGAACGGTGCGCCCCGGCGACGCTGCACGGGATCGACCCCTCCGAAGCCCAGCTGGCCTTCGCCCGGACGCGGCCCGTGTCCCGTTTCGCCCAATTTACCGCCGGCGACGCCATGGCCCTTCCTTTCCCGAACGATCGCTTCGACGCGGCGGTGATGCCCTTGGTGATCTCTTTTCTCCCGAGGCCGGCCGCGGGGGTCGCTGAAATGGCCCGGGTGGTTCGCCCGGGGGGTCTGGTGGCGGCCTATATATGGGACATGGCGGGCGGCGGGTTCCCGTACGATTTGCTTCACAACGAGTTGCGGGCCCTGGGGGTGGCCGTTCCCGCGCCGCCCAGCCCCGACGCCGCGCGACGGAACGCCCTGGGCGCCTTATGGACGGAGGCGGGCCTCGCGGGCGTTGAAACCCGGGAGATCGAGGTCCAACGGACCTTCGACCATTTTGAAGATTATTGGAAAACGATTTTCGGGGCGCCCAGCGTGGGCTCGACACTTTCGGGGATGGGGGCCGAGGAACTCGCCCGGCTTAAAGGGCGTTTGCGAGAGAAACGGCCGGCCCGCCACGACGGTCGTTTGATTTTTAATGCCAAGGCCAACGCGGTTCGGGGGTACGTGCTCGGGGGATCGCCCTCCCGAGCGACCGGCGGGCCGTCCGTCGACTGA
- a CDS encoding fatty acid desaturase, which translates to MDNEAFRKENAPSVSKLSSYAKPTVGASLFQLVNTAIPFGLMWYAMLKSLTVSYVLTLVLAVPTALFLVRLFIFQHDAGHGSFFNSKKANDWVGSLIGVLTLTPYSYWQRTHAIHHATSGNLDKRGFGDIDTLTVAEYRTLSSFEKLRYRLYRHPLTMFIVGPFIQFVFKHRFPYNIPFSWKVEWRSVVYNNLGLLAIGILAANTIGLKAFLLVQVPVSYLACSLGAWLFYIQHQYENTYWERNATWDYFDASVRGSSYYVLPKILQWFTGSIGLHHIHHYNSRVPNYLLQKCYDENPEFQKVTRLSLWSSLKCIRLSLWDEDRKKLVGFRDLASAA; encoded by the coding sequence ATGGACAACGAGGCGTTTCGCAAAGAAAACGCGCCGAGCGTCTCCAAGTTGTCCTCCTACGCGAAACCCACCGTCGGGGCCAGCCTCTTTCAGTTGGTCAACACCGCGATTCCCTTCGGGTTGATGTGGTACGCCATGCTGAAAAGCCTGACCGTCTCCTACGTCCTGACCTTGGTGTTGGCGGTGCCCACGGCGTTGTTTTTGGTCCGGCTATTCATCTTTCAGCACGACGCCGGACACGGGTCTTTTTTCAATTCCAAAAAAGCGAACGATTGGGTGGGTTCCCTGATCGGCGTCTTGACGCTCACCCCCTACAGCTACTGGCAACGGACCCACGCCATCCACCACGCGACCTCCGGAAACCTGGACAAGCGCGGGTTTGGCGACATCGACACCCTGACCGTGGCCGAATACCGCACCTTGTCCTCCTTCGAAAAGCTGCGCTACCGCCTCTATCGCCACCCGCTCACGATGTTCATCGTCGGGCCCTTTATTCAATTCGTTTTCAAGCACCGGTTCCCCTACAACATTCCCTTTTCCTGGAAAGTCGAATGGCGGAGCGTGGTGTACAACAACCTCGGCCTCCTGGCGATCGGGATTTTGGCGGCGAATACCATCGGGTTGAAGGCGTTCCTTCTCGTTCAGGTCCCCGTTTCCTATTTGGCCTGCTCCCTGGGCGCCTGGCTCTTTTACATTCAGCACCAATACGAGAACACCTATTGGGAACGGAACGCCACCTGGGATTATTTCGACGCGTCGGTGCGGGGGAGCTCCTACTACGTGCTGCCCAAAATCTTGCAGTGGTTCACGGGAAGCATCGGCCTTCACCACATTCACCATTACAACAGCCGCGTTCCCAACTATCTTTTGCAAAAGTGCTACGACGAAAATCCGGAATTCCAGAAGGTGACGCGGCTCTCCCTGTGGAGCAGTCTCAAGTGCATCCGCCTGAGCCTGTGGGACGAAGACCGGAAAAAACTCGTCGGTTTCCGCGATTTGGCCTCCGCCGCCTAA
- a CDS encoding M48 family metallopeptidase translates to MTSLGLIVLAALLLVQFVEWTGDALNLRALSPRPPDIFKDLYDPGRYARSQEYTRARIRFGFVVQSLEMAGLSAFWFLGGFGVLDRWLSPVTPLLARGLLYVGGLAAAKDVLSIPFDLYSSFVIEEKFGFNRTTLKTFVTDRLKGHGLAVVLGGPILALVLWLFGRLGGAAWLWGWAAVTGFSLLVQFIAPTWILPLFNKFTPLPDGELREAIFALARRLQFPLTNVFVMDGSRRSAKGNAFFTGFGRNKRIALYDTLVEKNTVPELVAVLAHEIGHYKKGHVWKGFGLGVAQTGAMFFLLSLALEWGSLFQAFGLSAPSVHAGLVVFGVMFSPASFLLGLPLKAYSRRNEFEADRYAKENLGSGVDLQTGLQKLSASSLSNLTPHPFYVFLHYTHPPLTERVGALRS, encoded by the coding sequence GTGACTTCCCTGGGCCTCATCGTTTTGGCGGCGTTGCTCCTCGTTCAATTCGTGGAATGGACCGGCGACGCCTTAAACCTGCGGGCCTTGTCACCGAGACCTCCCGATATATTCAAGGACCTCTACGACCCGGGCCGCTACGCCCGGAGCCAGGAGTACACCCGGGCCCGAATTCGATTCGGGTTCGTCGTTCAGTCCTTGGAAATGGCGGGGCTATCGGCCTTCTGGTTTCTGGGCGGTTTCGGGGTTCTGGACCGCTGGTTGTCGCCCGTGACGCCTCTATTGGCGCGGGGTCTGCTTTACGTGGGGGGCCTGGCGGCGGCCAAGGACGTGTTGTCGATTCCCTTCGACCTCTATTCGTCCTTCGTCATCGAAGAGAAATTCGGATTCAATCGAACCACCCTCAAAACCTTCGTAACCGACCGCCTGAAAGGCCACGGATTGGCCGTCGTCCTGGGCGGGCCGATCCTGGCGCTGGTGCTCTGGCTTTTCGGGCGGCTGGGGGGGGCCGCGTGGCTCTGGGGTTGGGCGGCCGTGACGGGATTTTCACTTCTGGTCCAGTTTATCGCGCCCACCTGGATTCTGCCCCTGTTCAACAAATTCACGCCCTTGCCCGACGGGGAGTTGCGCGAAGCCATCTTCGCCTTGGCCCGCCGCCTTCAATTCCCGCTCACCAACGTGTTCGTGATGGACGGTTCCCGGCGATCGGCCAAAGGGAACGCGTTTTTCACCGGATTCGGCCGCAACAAGCGCATCGCCTTGTACGACACCCTCGTTGAAAAAAACACCGTGCCGGAGTTGGTGGCCGTCCTGGCCCACGAAATCGGCCATTACAAAAAAGGCCACGTGTGGAAGGGGTTCGGCCTGGGCGTCGCCCAGACGGGGGCAATGTTCTTTTTGTTGTCCCTGGCCCTCGAGTGGGGATCCTTGTTTCAGGCCTTCGGGTTGTCCGCGCCGAGCGTGCACGCGGGGTTGGTGGTTTTTGGGGTTATGTTTTCCCCGGCGTCGTTCCTCCTGGGGCTGCCCCTCAAGGCCTATTCCCGACGGAACGAGTTCGAGGCCGACCGCTACGCCAAGGAGAACCTGGGCTCCGGGGTGGATTTACAAACCGGCCTCCAGAAACTCTCGGCTTCCAGCCTGTCCAATCTCACGCCCCATCCCTTCTACGTCTTCCTGCACTACACCCACCCGCCCTTGACGGAACGGGTGGGGGCCCTTCGGTCCTAA
- a CDS encoding DUF4188 domain-containing protein has protein sequence MIPKTRLTATMEGDFVVFLIGMRINKPWLVHRWLSVVFAMGRMLKELKSKPELGFLHTEFWFGRTILLVQYWRSMDHLMNYAKAKDAEHLPAWRRFNEAIGTDGSVGLWHESYRVSPGQYENVYVNMPAFGLGRAGVLREAVDGRASAAGRLRANAGSER, from the coding sequence ATGATCCCCAAAACCCGCCTCACCGCCACGATGGAGGGCGATTTCGTGGTTTTTCTCATCGGCATGCGGATCAACAAGCCGTGGTTGGTCCACCGATGGCTGTCGGTCGTTTTCGCCATGGGACGAATGCTTAAGGAATTAAAGTCCAAACCCGAACTGGGTTTTTTGCACACCGAATTCTGGTTCGGCCGGACGATCCTTTTAGTCCAATACTGGCGTTCCATGGATCATCTGATGAATTACGCCAAGGCCAAAGACGCCGAACACCTCCCCGCCTGGCGCCGATTCAACGAAGCGATCGGAACCGACGGTTCGGTGGGGCTGTGGCACGAAAGTTACCGGGTGTCCCCCGGTCAATACGAAAACGTCTACGTCAACATGCCCGCTTTCGGTTTGGGTCGCGCCGGCGTTCTGCGGGAAGCCGTGGACGGCCGGGCGTCGGCCGCGGGGCGGCTTCGGGCCAACGCCGGGAGCGAGCGGTAA
- a CDS encoding 50S ribosomal protein L7/L12 codes for MNPHEGLPPEVLDALNRGQFVEAIKHLRSAQNLDLKAAKDSLDAYVKNHPEMMARLKLQQEEWMGQVKKWLWIAGAVVAGIWLWRFYR; via the coding sequence ATGAATCCCCATGAAGGCTTGCCCCCCGAGGTTTTGGACGCCCTGAATCGCGGACAATTTGTGGAGGCCATAAAGCACTTGAGGTCGGCCCAGAATCTGGACTTGAAAGCCGCCAAAGATTCCCTGGACGCCTACGTCAAAAATCATCCCGAAATGATGGCCCGCCTCAAACTCCAGCAGGAAGAATGGATGGGCCAGGTCAAAAAGTGGCTGTGGATCGCGGGCGCGGTCGTCGCCGGGATCTGGCTGTGGCGGTTTTACCGCTAA
- a CDS encoding dual specificity protein phosphatase family protein: MGVIVLAVGGTAAQGGPRPRKWAVPLRAPGFENLHRVTGDLYRSAQPSAGGFAALAAQPILLKGDRPVKTVLSLRAFNDDGPLTPAHPPFRLEQIRFKTWHPEDEDVVKFLRIATSPDLRPVLVHCQHGSDRTGTMVAIYRIAVQGWSKDQALDEMVNGGYGFHPMWENLRRYIRRLDVAAVKAQAAHDGPWR; encoded by the coding sequence CTGGGGGTCATTGTTCTCGCCGTGGGCGGGACGGCCGCCCAAGGCGGTCCCCGGCCCCGGAAGTGGGCCGTTCCCCTTCGGGCGCCGGGCTTTGAAAATCTTCACCGCGTTACCGGGGACCTTTATCGTTCGGCCCAGCCCTCCGCGGGCGGATTCGCGGCTCTCGCGGCCCAGCCCATTCTTCTTAAAGGCGATCGTCCCGTTAAAACCGTTCTGTCCCTTCGGGCGTTCAACGACGACGGGCCGTTGACCCCCGCCCACCCGCCCTTTCGGTTGGAACAAATTCGCTTCAAAACCTGGCACCCGGAAGACGAAGACGTGGTGAAATTCCTGCGAATCGCGACGTCGCCGGACCTCCGGCCCGTCCTGGTCCATTGCCAACACGGCTCGGACCGGACGGGCACCATGGTCGCGATCTACCGAATCGCCGTCCAGGGTTGGTCCAAGGATCAGGCTCTGGACGAGATGGTGAACGGCGGGTATGGTTTTCACCCGATGTGGGAAAATCTCCGGCGCTACATCCGGCGTTTGGACGTCGCCGCGGTCAAAGCCCAAGCCGCCCACGACGGGCCCTGGCGCTAG
- a CDS encoding SRPBCC domain-containing protein has translation MAFQNSRKIAASPEKIFAAFADGARLARWWGPAGFTNTFTTFEFKPGGKWSFTMHGPDGKNYPNEMVVTIIERPRKIVLHHVCAPLFLLTTSLEPTDDGGTMVHWNQEFEDPEFGRRMAHILVPANEQNLDRLAAEVMGPRGGR, from the coding sequence ATGGCTTTCCAGAATTCACGCAAAATCGCCGCTTCGCCCGAAAAAATCTTTGCCGCCTTCGCGGACGGCGCGCGCCTGGCCCGATGGTGGGGACCGGCCGGATTCACCAACACTTTCACGACCTTTGAATTCAAACCCGGCGGGAAGTGGTCCTTCACGATGCACGGGCCCGACGGAAAGAATTACCCCAATGAAATGGTCGTGACGATCATCGAGCGGCCCCGGAAAATCGTCCTCCATCACGTCTGCGCCCCGCTGTTTCTCCTGACGACGAGCCTGGAACCCACCGACGACGGGGGAACCATGGTGCACTGGAACCAGGAATTCGAAGACCCGGAATTCGGGCGCCGCATGGCGCACATTTTAGTCCCGGCCAATGAGCAAAACCTGGACCGGTTGGCGGCGGAAGTCATGGGCCCCCGTGGCGGTCGCTAA
- a CDS encoding SRPBCC family protein: MPTGTVRLHRVLRTKPEKIYRAFSDADALAKWLPPYGFTCKTHHLDPKVGGTFKMSFTNFSTGNSHSFGGEFLELVPNTLIRYTDRFDDPHLPGELRVTVSLKAVSCGTDVTIVQEGIPEALPVEMCYLGWQESLAQLANLVEPEIPG, translated from the coding sequence ATGCCGACCGGAACCGTTCGACTTCATCGGGTGTTGCGCACCAAACCGGAAAAAATCTACCGGGCGTTCTCGGACGCCGACGCCCTGGCCAAATGGCTCCCCCCTTACGGGTTTACTTGCAAAACCCACCATCTGGACCCCAAAGTGGGAGGCACGTTTAAGATGTCCTTTACGAACTTTTCGACGGGGAACAGCCATTCCTTTGGCGGCGAATTCCTGGAGCTCGTTCCGAACACGCTGATTCGCTACACCGACCGCTTCGACGACCCTCATTTGCCAGGCGAATTGCGGGTCACGGTGTCCCTCAAAGCGGTTTCCTGCGGCACGGACGTGACGATCGTTCAAGAGGGCATTCCGGAGGCCCTCCCCGTGGAGATGTGCTATTTGGGCTGGCAGGAGTCCCTCGCTCAATTGGCGAACTTGGTGGAACCGGAAATCCCAGGCTGA
- a CDS encoding cupin domain-containing protein, with protein MAKSTAPYWNPLNPVNNDRWTPVRGIESMAEELTLSVDDQTREYTRLTRFFPGADTRPFGGKSHPYPEEVFIVSGRLFDHAFGRWLEPGDYASRPPGEVHGPFTTETGCLVLEISFPSRIPPG; from the coding sequence ATGGCCAAATCGACCGCCCCCTATTGGAACCCGTTAAATCCCGTGAACAACGACCGTTGGACTCCCGTGAGGGGGATCGAATCGATGGCGGAGGAATTGACGCTCAGCGTCGACGATCAAACCCGGGAATACACCCGGCTGACCCGTTTTTTCCCCGGGGCCGACACCCGGCCCTTCGGCGGAAAAAGCCACCCGTACCCCGAAGAAGTTTTTATCGTGAGCGGACGCCTCTTCGACCACGCCTTCGGGCGCTGGCTGGAACCGGGCGACTACGCCAGCCGCCCGCCCGGCGAAGTCCACGGCCCTTTCACGACGGAGACGGGGTGCCTGGTGCTGGAGATTTCGTTTCCGTCCCGAATCCCCCCCGGGTGA